The window TCAGCACCACATGGTGCACCTCGGCGCTCAGGTCCTGCACCGCGGTATTCAGCTGCACGTCCAGCTTGGGCGCCCATTCCTGGGTGAAGATCGTCGGCGCGTTCGGCACCTCGAGCGAGGCGTCACGCACATAGATCTTCTGCAGGATGACCTGCTTGTCGGCTTTGGGCGGGCTGCCTCCGGCAGCCTGATCCTGGCTCATGCGAAACCCCGCTTGGATGGGATGGAAAGGATCGCGCTCAGCGCGGCATCAGCAGGGCGTCGAGCTGGCCGGCACAGTCCAGCGCGCACAGATCGTCGTAGCCGCCGACATGGTATTCACCGACGAAAATCTGCGGCACCGTGTGCCGCCCGCTGCGCATACGCATCTCGTCACGGCGGGCAGGTTCGGTATCCACGCGCACCTCCTCGTAACAGACCCCCTTCTTGTCCAGTAGACGCCGCGCCATGACGCAGAACGGACAGAACCGCGTGCTGTACATCGTCACTTTCGGCGCCTGCGCCATCGCTGCTTATTTGGTCGTGACCGGCAGGCTTGCGCCCTGCCAGGCATTCAGTCCTCCCTTGAGACTATACACCGTCGCAAAACCCTGCTGGCGCAGCTTGGCGCAGACGGCCGGCGCCACCGTGCCCAGCGCGCAATAGCAGATCACCGGCCGATCCTTGAACTTGGCGATCTCGC of the Nevskiales bacterium genome contains:
- the grxC gene encoding glutaredoxin 3, which codes for MAQAPKVTMYSTRFCPFCVMARRLLDKKGVCYEEVRVDTEPARRDEMRMRSGRHTVPQIFVGEYHVGGYDDLCALDCAGQLDALLMPR